The sequence below is a genomic window from Carassius auratus strain Wakin chromosome 42, ASM336829v1, whole genome shotgun sequence.
CGAAGTACAACAGATCACCTTGTCAATCTTGAAAGTTATATCCGTGATGCGTTTATTAAGAAAGAACATGCTGTGGCTGTTTTTTTCGACTTGGAAAAAGCCTATGATACCACTTGGAAGTATGGAATCTTAAAGGATCTGTATCGACTAAATTTTAGAGGTCGTTTGCCAATTTATATTGAAAGATTTCTTTCGAATAGAATCTTTAGAGTCAAGGTTGACAATACTGTGTCCGACCCGCATAAACAAGAACTTGGAGTACCTCAAGGAAGTATTTTATCAGTTACTCTTTTTAGTATAAAAATAGACAGTATTGCTCAGGTTATTGGTTCAGATGTTCTTTGCAGTTTATATGTAGATGACATCTGCATTTGTTATAGAAGCAAGCATATAAACACTATTGAACGAAAAAtccaactaaaaataaataaaatgctctcATGGTCAGTACAGAATGGCTTTaaattttcacaaacaaaaacTGTCTGTATGCATTTTTGTCAACTTCGTTCATTGCATAATGAACCAGAATTATTTTTGGATGGTATTCCCATTGAAGTCGCAAAGGAGACTAAATTCCTTGGCATAATCTTTGACAATAAGCTGTCATTTATTCCACATATCAAAATGCTTAAAAAGAAGTGTTCTAAAGACCTGAATATCTTAAAGGTTTTGTCCAAAACTAAATGGGGAGCAGATATGACATCACTTATGAACTTATATAGAACTTTGATCCGATCGAAGCTGGACTATGGGAGTATTGTTTATGGATCTGCCAGGAAATCATATATACAAGCATTGGATACTATACATCATCAAGGCATACGATTAGCTTTGGGAGCATATAGAACATCACCAATTCAAAGTTTATATGTAGAAGCCAATGAACCTTCCTTGGAAAACAGACGATTAAAGTTGGCCTTACAATAtgcaatcaaattaaaaacaaataaaggaaaTCCAGCACATCCGGCAGTTTTTACAGTCCAGTATTCAATAATGTATGAAAGAAAACCAAATCATATTCGTCCATTTGGTCTACGTATAAAACCTCATCTGGAAAATCTCAAAGTAGATTTAAACATCTTGGAACAAACCCACTTTTGCAAAATTCCCCCTTGGGATATCAAAAAACCCTTTATTTTGTTGGatttatcaaagaatcaaaaATCGGAAACACATCCAAATGATTATCAGCTACAATTTTTAGAAATAAGAGATATGTATCCTCAGTATACTCTAATATACACAGATGGATCCAAATCTGGAAACCAGGTAGCGGCAGCTTTTGCAACGAATGAAGTACATCAAGGTATACGTATTCCAGATCAAAGTTCAATCTTCACTGCAGAAGCAAATGCTTTATTGCTGGCATTAAAATTTATTGAAACTTCTTCACAAAAGAAATTCTTAATAATGACTGACTCAAAATCATGCCTGGATTCACTGGAAAGTTTGAAAACTGATCATCCAACAGTAGTCAAGATCTTCGTTAAATTATCAATGCTCAAATCAAAGGCTTTTAGCATCTACTTTTGCTGGGTACCTGGACACTCAGGAATTGCTGGAAATGAGAAAGCAGACAGTGCAGCAAAAGAAGCACTATCCGCAGAATTAGTAAATAGTTTTATACCTTTTACAGACTTAAAACAAACGATAAATGAATACATCAGAAATAAATGGCAATCAGAATGGGATCAATGTCTAAATAATAAGTTGCATGAAATAAATCCTGATGTGAAGAAAAAACTTAACCTCTGTTTTGAGAATCGTTGGAATCAAGTCATCTATACACGATGCAGAATAGGACATTCAAAAATTACACATAAATTTTTACTCTTAGGAGAAAATCctccaaaatgttcattttgtcagAATTCATTGTCCATTAAACATATCCTTCTAGATTGTATTACATCTGCCCCTGTGAGAAACCTTTTTTATTCCGTTGATACTTTTGGAAAAATTTTTAATCAAGTGAATCCGAACATGGTCCTAAGATTTCTagaggaaataaatgtaaaacatcttTTATAGCCTTCCTTTGATTGGTTGTATCTTTTCATTTCTAATGAAAGATACAAATACAGTTGTATTTTCAATCATTTCTACATGCATTTGGCGTTTGGTGAGTGTTGGTTGTAAGCTCCGGCTATGGGTGAAAGAAAACATCACATCCTCTGACATGATGACGATTTTAAACCTGGAAgataaaaacagaagaaaaaagaaaagaaaaatccacATGAACCAGTCTTCTGCAACAATTATAATGAACAGATGTGACCTTTAAGAGCTGAAGCTCCACTAGACACAGAGCAGCTCTAAACATGCCAGATCTGCTGTTGTTCACTCTTTAATGTGTTCAGGAGGCAGTGATCCCAGAAGCCCCAGCGCCGCTGTGACCGCAGGACGCAGCGAGGAGACGCTCACAGCAGAGGAGCTGCGCAGGAGGAGACAGGTCTACTTCGACAGGTGAGCGCTGGGAGCTCCAGATGCTCTGAGATCAGTCCTGAGTAATGATGGTGTTGTGATCTCCTCACAGGCAGCCAACTCACGACTGCAGCTCCGCAGGTGAGCcattcttcatcttcatcatcatcatcatctgtgtcTGAGACCTGAGATGATGTTGTTTTGCAGGCGGAGAGAAGGACAGCGGGACCAAGCCCAGCCAGTGAAAGACGCCCTCGACCCCAGCCAGGTGGACTGCTGGGGCTTCACCGTGCTCTTCTGCTCGTCTGTGGACTGTAGTGAAGCACTTCTGCTGGTCAGCGGTCCCTTCACTCTCACGTGCCCTAGATAGACAGCACAGTGTGACGTGAGATCATCACACAGATTCAGACCATCTCTTTCTAATCATTCAGCAGTcatcagcagctcctgtggaTCCAGGTTGTGATTTAGTTTCTGAACTCGTTTCACATTCAGCATTAGTTTTTAAGTGATTGGTTATTCTTGTACTCCTATCTACACTTAttgtttcttaaataaaaatgtttcttttttcccctgagtggattattttgattctgttagcctcaGATGATCCTTCAGTGTTTAGATGGAGAAGAAGGAGTCTGTTAATATGATTGAGAGATGTACTGTGTCAAAGTTATGCTCCGAGCACACAGTCAAAAGAGTGAAACCTTCCCACATTTAATCACATCGAGAAACGTCTGATGCTCAGACTTCATCAAGCAGAATGAATTCAGCTGTTTGTGATTCCTCCTGACTGAGACTGAAATGAGAAATAATCTAAATCCCAGCCGAGTTCAGCTGCTCCTCAGCTGTGATCATGATTCAGACGCTTCACTTGAGGACTTCACATGAACTCATGGCACAGTGATCATTCAGTGGTGGGAAACCTGTCTTCTGTGGAATATAGAAGTAGTGTTTTTGTCCGTACAGTGAAAGCCAGTGGTTGTTTTGGGTGACACTGATGCTCACTTTAGTGTGAAACagattcatacaggtttgtaagTCAATTATAacaatcatttttgggtgaactaacctattaagttaatatctgttgaagtcttaaaagaatagttcaccaaaaaaataactataacttgcatcagtgtctcatcaatggatgctctgcagtgaatgggtgccgtcagaatgagagtccaaacagctgataaaaacatcactccagtccatcagtgaacatctggagaagacacaagatgaaacacatccagcattaagatgattttaactcctCACCTGATCCCTGTGATGATAcagttctccaaatctgttcccatgaagaaacaagctGATCCTAATCTTGGATGAAATGAGGATGTAGTAGTGAAGATGTCATCAGAAGTGAAACTCAGAGCTGTGTGAATGACCTGATGATCTGTTCCAGACAGAACTCAGTGTTTGATTGTTAATAGATAATCTCTGATGCACACTGAACTTTGTCTCTGCAAACACTCACAACACAACAGACGGAGAAGATCCTCGGCAGCCTGTCAGTGAGTATGAATCtcactttgtgtgtgtatttagttcATATTTTCAGATCTTAGGTCTGGTTTTATTGTtaagtgtttgttgttttcaataCTAATGGATTTTATTCAGTAACGAGTGAAGAATGATGAATTCTGGGTCTCTGTGTGTATGATATGAAGCAACATGTCTCTAAAATAATGATAACTCAGTAGAAgctgttttaattttttgtatcCTCAGGTCCAGGGATTTTTAATAAACGATAATAAAATGGAGTTAAGAGTGCTGTTCACCCTCGTTTATTCGTCTGGTTTTCTGTGCGTCCTCAAAAGCCAAGAGCCCAAAGCTCCGGATGTCACGGATCTGGCCTTCAAAAATATGGACTTCGCCATGAACCTCTACCGCAAGATATCAAGCTATCATGACAAAAACATCTTCTTCTCACCGCTGAGCGTTTCCACCTCTTTCGCCACGCTCCTACTGGCCGCCAAGGGCTCGACACACAGTCAGATCCAGAAGGGGCTGAATCTGGACTCTCTGGACGGGACCGGACACGCCACGCTCATCCCACAGCTCTTTGAGCAGCTGCAGAAGAACATCTCACAGGACGGGAAACTGCACATGGAGCAGGGCACGGCTCTCTTCGTGGACGAGCGCTTTAACGTGGAGACGGCCTTCAGCGATCAGATCAAGACCTTCTTCGGTGCTGATGTGAACAATGTGGATTTCAGCAAGCCGGAGCTCAGCAAGAGCACCATCAACGAGTATGTGAGCAGGAAGACGGGCGGCAAAGTGAGCGAGATGGTGTCGAGCATCGAGCCGCTGACGCAGATGATGCTCCTCAACACTATATTCTTCcagggtgagtgtgtgtggagACAGCATTGATGTGCATTGCACTCTGGGATCTGATGTCAAACTCTTTGTGTTCAAGGTGCCTGGGATCGTCCCTTCAACCCCAACCGCACAGAAATGAGTCGCTTCTATGTGGACAAGTACAACATCGTTCAGGTGCCCATGATGGTGAATGAGGACCGGTTCTCCACGGCTGAAGACCGTGAGCTGCGCGCTCGAGTGCTGCGTCTGCCGTACCGCGGTGGAGCGGCGCTGCTCATCCTCCTCCCCGACGCCTCGGCCGACTACACCGTCATCGACGACGAGATCAGCGCCGAGCGATTCTACAGCTGGATCAAGCACATGAGGAGCATGTGAGGCACACTTCAGCCGGGCACACTGTATGAGTCCTCTGGTCCCAGTCCAAAACATGTCGTCGTGGCTCGCTAGTTTGACATGTGCACCAACATCAAATCACCGTCTTTGCCATGCCATGATCAAAACACATTGGTTTTGTTTGCTAGTCACCATTTCAAATCTGCGTGAGGACGTGTCTCACCAATACAGTCCAAGTCACTTCTCGCGTAGGTCTGTTTTAACCAGTCTAATGCTGGGTTCAGAACACACAATATTTTTGTCGGTCTCAATAGTCTCTGTGTCAAACTACATGATTTTGACTCCTAATATCTTATCATGTCGTGGACAAGAAACATGTCAGACTACAGGTGTTTCCCGACCGTTCATCGTGTGCCATGAGTCATGGAGAAGGTGGAACTAGAGACTGACTTCTGGAAAAAGAGTGTAAACACTATCAGAAATCATACAGTGTGCATCCGGCTGGACTGAGCTGCTTGGTTTTACTTTGCAAACTATTAGTGAGTTTCACCGTTTACTCTCCCCTGTGCTCCCctgataaacacaaaacaaagaccaTCTTTACCTCAGCAGCATCATATCAGTGAAAGAAACTGATGAGATTCAGAGTCAAAGCATCTCAAGACTGATGCGCTGCTGTTACTGGAAAAGACATATGGGAGAGTAAATAAAGGCTCATGTTTGGTGGAAGTCTTATTTAATCTCAGTTTAAAACATCATGATTTACTTGTATACATGTTGTGCTGTCTCTCAGAAAAATGGAGGTCCATCTGCCCAAGTTTAAGATGGAGCAGTCGTACAACTTGCATGAAATCCTGCCACATCTGGGCATCAGCAGCGTTTTCCTCCAATCTGCCAACCTGACGGGTCTGAGCCAAGACCCCCATCTGAGAGTGTCACAGGTGactgcagtcacacacacacacacacacacacaggtagatatcctgcagagaggggaaagCAGTCCCagagatgcgctcagctaagcacacaactctctgcagggctttgcagtcttgactggagctgttcccataccacactgagatacactgagtcaatacactttctgtagcccctgaatagaaagttttaggattgctggtgagaccctgaatttcctcagctgtcgcagatggtacagtctttgcctggctttattaacctgtgtttgaatgtgagtagtgTAAGTCAGGTCCTCGGAGATGTTTATACCAAGATACTTGAAggtgctcaccctctccacaggggtcacGCTGATCGTAAGAGgtgtatagggctgctgctgtctcttactgaagtccacaatcagttctttagttttgctcacattcagagagagacagttatcctggcaccatgatgttattttctctacctcatccaagtacgcggtctcattattgttgtgaatgaggcccagaaccacagtatcatcagcaaatttgattatagatgtggagctgtgggAAGACATGCAGTCATGTTTGTAGAGAGAgaagagcaggggactcaggacacagccctgtggggctcctatgttcagggtgatggagttggagatgtactggcctagtttcaccacttgaggtctgccagtgaggaaatcaagaatccagttgcagagtgaagaagTCAGGCTGAGATCcatgagtttagaagctagctttaaggggactatagtattaaaatcTCTGCTATAGTCAATTAATAGCAGCCTTATGTAGTTCTTGTTATTGCTgtcgatgtgtgtgagagaagagtgcaggatgtgagagatggcatcatcagtggatctgttgGGGCGAtgggcaaactgaagagggtctaaAGTATCCGAGATGGAGGaacgtttttaaccagtccctcgaagaccttcatgactattgatgtgagggcaactggacaatagtcattcagacaagagggtttattgttcttaggcacaggaaactttgtgcatttttactttctcaaaaaaactcattcttgtgtgtgtgctcttgtttttgtgacatatcaggacacaactctgtataatgacatgggtatgacacaggtattacaaggagagggtgacttatgaggacataacccatgtcccaatttttcaaaacgcttataaatcatacagaatggtttttttttgagaaagtaaaaatgcacaaagtttcctgtgagggttagggttaggtgtagggttggtgtagggccatagaatatacagtttgtacagtataaaaaccattacacctttgggatgaacacacttttcacaaaaacaaacgtgtgtgtgcgtgtgtgtgtgtgtgtgtgtgtgtgtgtgtgtgtgcgtgtgtgtgcaggtgCTGCATAAAGCCGTTATCGAGGTGGATGAGAAGGGCACGACGGCGGCCGCGGCCACATCGGTGGGAATCACGGCGTATTCTCTGCCTCCCACCTTCATCATCAACAGGCCCTTCTTCTTCTTTCTGTATCATGAAGCCACGTCTAGTCTGTTGTTCATGGGCAGAGTGATCGACCCCACGAAGATCTGAGCTGTGAAGAGCCACACAAACACTGACTGGAGACACTTCTACACACAGCACACAGGACCAAACACACACTAACAGAACACATCACCAAACATTACTGAATTGAGTTGAAATCACACAAATAGTGCTCTCAGTGAACACTGTGGGTAAACACACTGTACCACCACTGATCATCATATTATAAGAAATAAAGTGAAGAAATTGTTTGCACTGTCTACTTAATTCTGGCTGATGTTCACACATTTGTACTGAAGTCAGTCAGCATCTCTTCAGGTTCAGATGCTGTGTAATGTGTAATTCTGAGGAGCTCAGTGGATTCAGGCTTCTGGTGCTGTGGTAGGAAGACACCTTTGAAGAGTTATACCTCTGTTAGATACTCCACGGTCCACTGTACACGGTATTATTGGAAGTCAAAGTGTTTCAGTCACAGGAGACTCTGGAGCAGTGTAAACCTGTTCTGACCTCCACCACAACGAACACCTGGTGTGACCTCACAGATGCTCTACTGGACGAATGAGGAACCTCCCTCAGAAACACTACAAAATCTTGATCAATCTTGCTCATTGTCACTGTTCAGTTggctttaaaatatacatttattttctatttattttgattacacatttaaattaaactgaaggAACATTTACATGCTTAAGGGTTATTTCAACGAAACCtgaagtgtgtctgtgtgcacgGTCCTTCACAAAAACTACATCATAGCTTCAGATGCATGatatttgtattacattatatCTGTAGGGCCCcatgaaatccattttattttttccaaaatctttattttttttttttttcgttttaatttttctggatgaTTATAGATCaatttgaacaaaaaaatgtctaattaattaaaatcatgaaacttgttTAATTGAACTGCAATTTAGGAATGTGTTAAAACATCACATTCTTAGGGTCCAAATTCTGCACTTtccatttaaatggtttaatcaaaaatatatctaattaattgaattcattaaaaaaataattaatttgtttacaataatagggccctatgaagtgtttttttaaattaaatttatgtgtCAAAGCGACTTTTTATCTaacacgtgttccctgggaatcgaactcaCAATCTTGTGCTGCTAACAATGCGACAGCCGACGAAATGTGAGAGAGACTGGGACTCGTGGAAGTGTGAAGCTGGAGAGCTGTCGAGCCAGGTAGACTACAGTAGCGAAGCCGAAGCTGAATTATAAAGTACGCGCACCTGCcgcgtttgtttgttttgttgtgttgttaaAGAATTAAGTCTCTCAGGAGCCCCGTACGCCGATCCTGGTCTCCTTCCTCTACCCTGGTCGAACTTtcattacactggtgccgaaacccgggaggaagGAGAGCGTTCGCCATGCATACTCCATCAGCTACATCAGCCTcgccatttgcggacatcatTTCATCGCTCGCAGGCCTGCACCAAGAACAccaccaggccctgctggacctgCGGGCCGACCCTTTGTGTTGGTGCAGCAGCTGCGGGACTCGTGCCTCAAATGGCTGTTGGCCGGGGACGGCCATCCAACTGGAGGAGGATCAGCTGGCGGCGTACTCCGGGGTCGGCGAGCTCCTccctgttgtctctctctctctctctctctctctctctctctctctctctcccttccccTATTTCCCCCTCCCCCCCCTCCACTCCgaaatctctccctctccctaGGTTCCGTTGGGTGGGGCCACCGAGGGCTGCACCCCGCTGGAGGGTGGCGATGGAGCCTGCGGCCGGGGCACGAGGTCCCGTACGAGGGTGGGCTGCACCCCAGCGACGGGGTAGTGAAGGCCCTCCGTCTGCTTCCCCACGTCAATCCCCTGAGCCACACTTCCTGCCACTAGGGCAGCGGGGAGACCCCGGGCCAGCCTGCTGGCGTTGTGGGGATCCGGGCCACTTTGTGGACAGGTGCCCGATGATGGAGGTGGGGACACTGGTCCGGATCCTGGACAACCCACAGGCTGCGCCCGATCAAGCCGGGCTgtaccaaatacccgtgagtattaaggggggtacctatcaggctctggtggattcaggttgtaaccagacctccatccatcaaagcctgatacaatccGGGGCATTGGATATGGGCCGCATGGTTAAGGTGAGGTGCGTGCACGGGGATATAAGGGAATATCCATTAAAAGCCATAGGCATTAAATTTCGAGGCCAAAAGCATAGTGTGGAGGTGGCCGTTAGTCTGCGCCTCCGGCATCCGCTAATTTTGGGGACGAATTGGCCAGCGTTTCAGCATTTACTGGGGTGTTTGACAGCGGATGCCATCGGGGGAAAGAACCGGCCAGGGGGCGGGGCGAGCGCTCAGGTGGGAGAATCTGTCCCGGAACCTAGCGGGGCGGTCCCAGGGGAACCGAGCGGCGTGGCGAGGCTAAACCTTGCCAGCCGcgatgactttcccctggaaCAATCGCAGGACGAGACGCTGAAGCATGCCTTCGAGCAGGTCCGCTCGATCGATGGGCGGGTCCTCCACCCTGAGCGTCCGCTGTCCCACCCGTATTTTGCCGTTATTAAAGAcaggttgtatcgagtgacccactACGCTaagacaaaagaagatacaaCCCAGCTGTTAGTATCGCGGagccgtcgggaaatgcttttccagactGTCTGTTTGTGGGTGATTGACGCTGGTGCGCACCGCTTTAATGCCCAATAATCCGTACAATTTCCTCTAGTGCAGGTCCCCTTTGagcgaattggtatggacctgaTCGGGCCGTTAGAGCGATCCGCACGGGGACACCGTTTCGCGTTAGTCTTAGTGGATTATGAGACACGGTATCCTGAAGCAGTGGCACTCCGCAACATCTCAGCCACGAGTGTGGTGGACGCCTTGTTTCGTTTGATCTCCAGCGTGGGAATCCCAAAGGAGATTCTCACGGACCAGGGCACCGCGTTTATGTCACGCACGTTAAACGAATTGTACGAATTGTTGGGCATTAAAGCAGTGCGtaccagcgtctatcacccacaaacagacgGTCTGGTCGAATGGTTTAATCGCACATTAAATACCATGATCCGGAAGTTCGTACAAAGAGACGCGAAAAATTGGGACCGTTAGCTCGAACCCCTCTTATTTGCTGTACGCAAGGTCccccaagcctccacggggttttcccccttcgagcttctctatggacgtcAGCCCCGGGGGGTGCTAGATGTCCTGATAGAAACTTGGGAGGACAGACACTCAGatagcaaaaatgaaattcaatatgTCCTGGACCTGCGCGCTAAACTCCATACACTGGGGCGGCTCTCTATGGAAAATTTGCTTCAGGCCCAGGGCAGACAAAGCCAGCTATATAACCGGGGAACTAAGCTGCgagaatttgcaccgggagataaagtgctcgTGTTACTCCCAACCTCTAGCTCCAAATTGTTAGccaagtggcaaggaccctttgaggtcacacggcggATAGGAGATCTCAATTATGAGGCAGTACAGACAGATAGAGGCGACTCACGGCAAatctaccacctcaacctccttaaaaaatggagcgGGGAGGAGTCAGTGTTGCTAGCGACGGCagtgagtggggaggaggatctcgggccagaggcgatTATTAAAGGAAAACCCCTTGCACTGGCCCTAGGAGGGGACCACCTCTcgccctcgcagctcactgacATCGAGCAGTTGCAGGTAGAATTTGCGGACGTGTTTTTGCCCCTACCCGGTCGTACGGACCTGATTCAGCACCACATTGAGACAGAGCCGGGTGTCGTAATTTGCAGCCGGCCATATAGATtgcctgaacacaaaaaaaaggtagTTCTGACTGAATTAGAGGCCATGCTGGGGATGGGGGTAATCGAGGATTCACACAGCGATTGGGCAAGCCCGATAGTTTTGGTGCCCAAAACGGACGGCTCGGTACGGTTCTGTGTAGACTATCGCAGGGTGAATGCAGTTTCCAAATTTGATGCTTATCCAATGCTCGGTTAGGCACGGCTcatttttattcgacattggacttaagcaaaggttattggcagatccccttatctCCCATGTCCAAAGAAAAGACAGCCTTCACCACGACGTtcggattacaccaatttgttacgcTTCCGTTCGGCTTGTTCGGGGCCCCGGTTAcgtttcagcgcctcatggattgagtgctgcggccccatgctgcatatgccgccaCTTACCTAGATGAAATTATCATCTATAGTGGGGACTGGCGGCGGCATATGGAGCATGTGAGGGCGCTCCTCAGGGCGCTGAGATGGGCGGGGCTAATGGCCAACCCGAAGAAGTGCACAGTTGGGCAGGTGGAGGTaaagtatctgggcttccacttgggccacgggcaggtgcgtccccaaatcgATAAGACGGCAGCAATTGCAACCTGTCACtggcccaagaccaaaaaggaggtgaggcagttcttggggcttGCGGGATATTACAGGAGGTTTATTCCTCATTATTCGGACCTCACAGCCCattgactgacctcactaaaaaggaggtaccggatacggtccagtggacggagccgtgccAACGGGCCTTTACCCAAGTTAATGCGGCCCTGTGTGGCGGGCCGCTCCTGCACTCTCCTAACTTTGCTCTCCCCTTTTTTTTGCAAACTGACgtgtcggacagggggctgggcgcggtcctgtcccaggaggtgggGGGAGGACcgcccggtgctgtacattagtcggaagctctctaagatagagactaagtacagcaccatagaaaaggagtgtttggccatcaggtgggcggtTCTCACCCTTCGATACTAcctcctgggacgggagttcaccctctgctcggaccacgcgcccctccagtggctccaccgcattaAGGATACCAACGCGTGAATCACCCGGTGGTATCTAGCTTCACAGccatttaagttcaaggtgattcaAGGAgacgtggtttagcgaagtctgcaacgggagagcgaGTGAGGAGACGAGCGGCGgtaagtggttcaggtgagaaacaagtaacacctggatctcgtttcagtgattggcgtggggaaccaGCATTTAAGGAGCGTGACAGCCAGCGAAATGTGAGAGAGACGGGGACTCGTGGAAGTGTGAAGCTGGAGAGCTGTCGAGCCAGGTAGACTACAGTAGCGAAGCCGAAGCTGAATTATAAAGTACGCGCACCTGCcgcgtttgtttgttttgttgtgttgttaaAGAATAAAGTCTCTCACGAGCACCGTACGCCGATCCTGGTCTCCTTCCTCTACCCTTGTCGAACTTTCATTACACAAGTCTTGTGAGGAGTGCCCTTTataacactgtttatttttaGTAGGGGTTAGTCTCGCAATACACAATATATTTGATCATAATATGC
It includes:
- the serpina10b gene encoding protein Z-dependent protease inhibitor; amino-acid sequence: MELRVLFTLVYSSGFLCVLKSQEPKAPDVTDLAFKNMDFAMNLYRKISSYHDKNIFFSPLSVSTSFATLLLAAKGSTHSQIQKGLNLDSLDGTGHATLIPQLFEQLQKNISQDGKLHMEQGTALFVDERFNVETAFSDQIKTFFGADVNNVDFSKPELSKSTINEYVSRKTGGKVSEMVSSIEPLTQMMLLNTIFFQGAWDRPFNPNRTEMSRFYVDKYNIVQVPMMVNEDRFSTAEDRELRARVLRLPYRGGAALLILLPDASADYTVIDDEISAERFYSWIKHMRSIKMEVHLPKFKMEQSYNLHEILPHLGISSVFLQSANLTGLSQDPHLRVSQVLHKAVIEVDEKGTTAAAATSVGITAYSLPPTFIINRPFFFFLYHEATSSLLFMGRVIDPTKI